The Henckelia pumila isolate YLH828 chromosome 2, ASM3356847v2, whole genome shotgun sequence genome includes a window with the following:
- the LOC140878457 gene encoding RING-H2 finger protein ATL46-like has translation MNRISPITLLLVVILAIVFFIFGMLQLVIRRFTKRPTFSSVSHSNRSFPDAPNPPRLFQRQLQQLFRLHDSGLDQSLVDVLPVFYYKEIIITGSKEPFDCAVCLGEFSSSDKLKLLPDCSHAFHIHCIETWLMTNSACPLCRTSITNVSLEQWDLSCMYGKIKNESCSEHEKGREAIFSVRLGKLRGSNRGLEQDEKKQEDAGVISSGNLDARRCYSMGAFQYVVGDNGDDLMKVKARFEADRYSCDKDGDGKRIIGGRGGGGDSLSVSKIWLWSKKGKLSLNTWGENDERGVVLEENSSNSSLV, from the coding sequence ATGAATAGAATCAGCCCGATAACTCTTTTGCtggtagtgattcttgccaTTGTCTTCTTTATATTCGGCATGCTTCAGCTTGTAATCCGACGCTTCACGAAAAGGCCCACGTTTTCTTCCGTCTCCCACTCCAACAGATCATTCCCCGACGCCCCCAATCCCCCGCGCCTCTTCCAACGGCAGCTGCAGCAACTCTTCCGGCTGCACGACTCGGGCCTCGACCAATCTCTGGTCGATGTGTTGCCAGTCTTTTACTACAAAGAAATAATTATTACAGGGTCGAAAGAGCCATTTGATTGTGCCGTTTGCTTGGGTGAATTCTCAAGCAGCGACAAGCTCAAATTGCTCCCTGATTGTAGCCACGCCTTTCATATTCATTGTATAGAAACATGGCTTATGACAAACTCAGCATGCCCTTTGTGTAGAACCTCCATCACAAACGTCTCTTTAGAGCAATGGGATTTGTCTTGTATGTATGGTAAGATCAAGAACGAGTCTTGCTCGGAACATGAAAAGGGCCGTGAAGCGATCTTTTCGGTTCGGCTTGGGAAGTTGAGAGGCTCGAACAGAGGATTGGAACAGGATGAGAAGAAGCAGGAAGATGCAGGTGTTATCAGCAGTGGCAATCTTGATGCAAGGAGATGTTATTCAATGGGTGCATTTCAGTATGTTGTTGGTGACAATGGGGATGATCTAATGAAGGTGAAGGCTCGATTCGAGGCGGATCGATATTCGTGTGATAAAGATGGAGATGGGAAGCGGATCATCGGTGGCAGGGGAGGTGGTGGTGATAGTTTATCGGTTTCCAAGATTTGGCTATGGTCCAAAAAAGGCAAACTTTCGTTGAATACTTGGGGTGAAAACGATGAAAGAGGAGTTGTTCTTGAAGAAAATAGTAGTAATAGTAGTTTAGTTTGA